The Leptospira mtsangambouensis genomic sequence TGCGGATGGTCAATCTCCATCCAGTCCTTATTTTTACGAGGATGGTGATATTCCCATCACATTGGCTTGTGGTGAAATTTTACGGGCTTTAGGTTCGTTGCCTCTGACTCCCGAGTCAGAATCGACAATCAAATCCGCTCTCACGAGTCCTAATTTTTATCTTCGTAGTTCAGCCGCCGATGCAATGTATCTTTCTGGTAAAAAAGAATCTTTGTCTGACCTAGAAAATGCATTGGGAAAAGAGTCCGTCCCATATGCCAAAATTTCGATTCTTTCTGCAGTGGTTGGTTTGGAACGATTACCAAACCAAAATTATAAATCCGTTTTAGAATCTCTGACAGACAAAGATCCAGAAGTCCGAGGAAAAGCATCAGATGCACTGAAGCGATTGGATTTTCGAACGTCAGCACCTTACTTAGAAAAGGTGATCCAAACCGAGAATAACTCCAAGGTTTTAAAACAAATGAAATCTGATTACAAATTTCTCGTTTCCTTTCGCGCTCCTTAAGTTTTCTAATTTTCATTGTGGACAAATCCGCTTTTTCTCTTAAAATGTGACAGAGCGGAGAAATTATGAAATTAAATAGCATTCTAGAAGCCATCGGAAATACACCTCACGTAAGATTGTCACGACTTTTTGGAACCGACCATGAAGTTTATATGAAACTCGAAAGACAAAATCCAGGTGGATCGATCAAAGATCGAATTGCTCTCGCTATGATCGAAGAAGCAGAGAAATCCGGAAAATTAAAAAAAGATTCTTTTATTGTGGAACCTACTTCTGGAAACACTGGTATCGGTCTTGCGATGGTAGCAGCTGTTAAAGGTTATGCGATCACTCTCGTAATGCCGGAACATATGTCAGTGGAACGAAGAAGAATTATGGCAGCTTATGGTGCAAAGTTTGAGCTGACACCTCGGGAAAAAGGGATGCCTGGTGCGATTGCAAAGGCGCAAGAAATTGTTGCTGCCAATCCAAATGCTTGGATGCCACAACAGTTTGAAAACGAAGCCAATATCCAAGTTCACAGAGAAAAAACAGCAGAAGAAATTGCTAAAGATTTCCCAGACGGTTTGGATTATATCATTACCGGTGTGGGTACTGGTGGTCATATCACTGGATGTGCTGAAAATTTAAAAAAGAGATTTCCTAAACTCAAGGTATTTGCTGTGGAACCAGAAGGTTCTCCTGTTCTCAGTGGTGGTAAACCTGGTCCACACCCTCTCCAAGGGATTGGTGCTGGATTCATTCCTAAAAACTGTAAAACAGAACTTTTGGATGGAATCATTACCGTTGGTAAAGATGAAGCCTTTACGATGGCAGTTCTTGCGGCCAAAAAAGAAGGAATTTTTATTGGAACCTCTTCTGGTGCAAGCCTTGCGGCAGTTTCCAAAAAATTAAAAGAAATTCCTGCAGGTTCAAAAGTTCTTACCTTCTGTTATGATACAGGAGAAAGATACTTATCTGTTGAAGGATTGTTTGTTTAATAGGTTCTAACTATCACCAAACTTTTAATAGTCGAATCGCCGACAAAAGCAACAACAATCGCATCCTATTTAGACAAGGATTGGGTTGTTGTTGCAACCAAAGGTCATATCAAAGACCTACCTGCCAAATCCTATGGGATTGATTTTCAAAATTCGTTTGAACCGGAATACGAGTGGTTAAAAGGAAAAAAAACAATTTTTTCCGCAATCAAAACACAGGCGAAACTAGCATCTATCATTTATATTGCCAGTGACCCCGATCGAGAAGGGGAAATCATCGCAAAACATTGTTATGATGAATTGGCGAAACTCAAAAAACCAATGTTTCGCCTTCGATTAAAAGAAATTTCTAAAACGGAAGTGGAACGCCAGATCCAATTTAAACTTGGCCTGGATTTGGCAGAAATTGAATCACAAATTGCAAGAAGAATTGTCGATCGTATTTTTGGATTCGAGGTATCTCCCGATTTATGGAAACAATTAAAAATTTCCTCTTTATCCGCCGGCCGCGTACAATCTACCGTCTTACATTGGATCTGCGAAAGAGAAAAAGAAATTCAAAACTTCTCTAAAGAGGTTTATTTTCAATTAAAACTCCAAGGTACTTTATCCGATGAATCAGTGGTTTTAGACCACCAAACTAAAGATAAGTTAAATTTTGATTCCGTACAAAAAATTCTTAATGATTTGGAAATTCTTCCGGAACCCTCTCAGTTAAAAGATATTACCTTAACCCAAATCAAAAAGAAAAATATCAAAAGAAATCCACCACCGGCATTTTCTACAGCAAGTTTACTTGAAATGAGTTTTCGTGTTTTAGGATTTGATTCCAAAAAAACAATGAAATTAGCCCAAACCTTGTTTGAAGGAAAACGAATTGGTTCTGGAGAAAGGATTGGCTTGATTACGTATATGCGTACGGATAGTACGAGAGTTTCTGATGAAAAACGAAAATTAGGCGAAGATTATTTAAAAAAAGAATACCCTGGACTTGTTTTTTCAGGAACACCAACTTTAAAAAAACAAAAAAAATATTCACAAGACGCTCATGAAGCAGTGGTCCCAATTCGTCCGAGTTATGACCCAGATTCCATTCGATCGTATTTATCGAGTGATGAAGTGAAACTTTATACTTTGATTTGGGAACGATTTCTGGTTTCACTCATGAATCCAGAATTAGGTGAAGAAACTATATATGAATTCCATAAAAACAATCATGTTTTTATCTATAAAAATGAGTTCATTACAGATTCTGGATTTAAGGCTTTTGGAAAAAGGGATCAGAAAAAAAACTCGAAGAAGTTTGAATGGAAGATAGGAGAGCGGTTTTTTTATGAGTCCCACTCTATCGAAGAAAAACAAACGGAACCTCCCGTTCGGTACACACAAGGCAAACTTGTACAAAAGATGGAGGATACAGGAGTGGGGAGGCCATCCACATATGGCAGTATCATTGAAACCTTAAGAACAAGAAAATACATCGTAGAATATCATAAGTCCATTGGACCAACATCCCTTGGAATGATAGTGGATGATTATCTTTTTCTTAATTTTCAAGAGATGATTGGAGAATCATTCACCAAAGACTTGGAAAACAAGTTAGACCAAATTACAGAAGATAAATCATCACGTATCAATCTGATCCAAAATTTTTACGATAGTTTGGTTGGATTGTTGCGTACACCGAGAAAAAAATATACGAGTACGGAAAGAATATATCCCAAAAATAAAGAAGAAACTCTTCCTGGTTCTTACGCAAAACCCAACCCAAATCGTTCAGCGAAGATAAAAGCCTCTAAAACGAGAATTTCCATCCCCAAAGAACATACGAATGCAAAACCTTGTCCGGTCTGCAAACAAGGAGTGGTAAAATCCAAACTTGGTAAAAAAGGAAAAACCATTTATTTCTGCTCGCGTTACCCGCATTGTGACTACATTACCTATGAATCATAAACTAAAGAAAACACTCATTCTTGTGAATTTGGGTGGCCCACGGACATCTGATGAAATTGAAGTTTTTTTGACGGATTTATTCACTGATCCATTTGTTTTCGATTTACCTTTGCCTGAATTTTTGCGATTGCCACTGGCACGTTTTATTGCCAAAAAAAGAACTCCTAAAGTGAAAAGAACATATGAATCCATGGGATTTGGCGGTGGTTCTCCTTTGGTTTCGGAAACAGAAAAACAAGCCAAGGTTTTGGAAAATATCTTAAACGAAAAAACAACAATCGATTGGACTGTCAAAGTGGCAATGACATGTGGGTATCCTCATATTAGAGATCCTGAATTTGAAAGACCAAACCCAAATACCATCTATCTTCCGTTATATCCTCAGTATTCCCGTTCCACCGTACTTTCTACGTTAAGTCATTTAGAAAAAAAGTTTCATGAATGTCCTGTTGGAACTGGGGGATATGTTCCAACGTTTGCTCGCGATTCTAAATACCATCAAATATCCGCTAGGTTTATTTTTGATTTTTTTTCTGGCACTTTAAATGAGACGGAATTCCTGCATTTTCCAAAAGACAAATTAACTACCGATTGGACGAATTTAGATTTGGTTTTTTCGGCACATGGTGTTCCGATGCGATTGATTCGGAAAGGAGATCAATATATGCAAGAAATTGAATCTTCTGTTCAAGGGATCACAGAAGCATTAAAATCCTATGGATTCAAAGGAAGATCACATATTTCTTTTCAAAGTAAAGTAGGACCTGCAGAATGGACCACCCCAAGTTCTTTAAGTTTGATTGAGTCTCTTGCCAAAGATGGAAAATTTATCGCTGTGTTTCCAATTAGTTTTGTCAGTGATCACTTAGAAACCTTGGAAGAGATTGGAGAACAGTTTAAAGATCTAGCTTTGGAAACAGGTGCAAAATCTTTTATTCGTATTCCGGCATTTGGTACATACCGTCCGTTTATGGAATACCTTGCAGAAAAAGTATTGTTAGCCGATGGTTCGGTCAATGAATGTTTATGTAAAAAAATGGGAGGAGAGTCACTCGCTAATTGTCGATTCAAATAGTGATCTAAGTCCTATCCCTTTTCTATAGTTTCCGAAAAAACGAATGTCGATTGATTTCGAAATCCAATCGGTTTCCAAAAGATCCATAAATCGGTTAAATTCATATAGTTTTCTATCATAGGCGGGAAATACACCGTTCCATGAAGTAACATAAACTGCTTTTGGTGAATCTGCTTTATTTGTTATATGTTCTCGGTCTTTTTCGAGAATGGATTCCCAAGTTTCATTTTCCGATTGTTTTGCCGATTCTGGATATATCCATGTTTCTGAGTGGAGTCCATCTTTGGCTCGACCCGGAAAAATATCAGAATTTGATAAAACACCGAGTGCACGGATTCCTTCGTTTTTTGCAAATAAAACCCCAAAACAAGATTTCTTTGTTAGGTGAGAAGTTCCAAACCTAGTAATGGTTGTAATGGAAAGTAAGTTTGGGCGCTCGTTCTTTTGGATTCGATCTCCTAATACGGAGATTAAACTTTTTAATGAAATACAAAATCGAATTTTACCTTTCCATTTTAAAATTTCATCCAAAGTCTGCATTTGGTAATAGGTTTTGATTTCGATTTTAGGTTCTAAGTATCGGACCAAATGAGAAACAAGATCTCCCATCCCTTGGGGAAAGGATACAGTTCCGTGAGATTTTCCTTTTTTCTTTTTGATTTCCTGTAAGATTGTATTCTTTCCCGAACCATCCCAATGGGAAAAAATTGATTCTGCCTGCAGTGCATCCAGTCTTGTTCCATAAACTCCACCAATAGCTGGTTCAATGATGTTCTTTGTCACTGAAATTCCGAACATTTGACTGGCCCATGATTCGAAGTTTTGTGTTTGGTTAAACTTTATCTTTTTGAATCCGATGGCATAAAGTAGTTTAAGACCAGCTAAAATTGAAATAGGTAACCGAGAAAGTTTTCCTCCTACCCAGAAGTATCTTCTTTTCGCAGCTTTGTTAGGGAAAAGCGGAGTGAGACCAATTTCATCTAACATGAGTTTAATTTGATCCGTGAGTAAAACTCCATTGGCAGCAAGTTCAACTAAACCTTCTTCAACAGTTTTTGTTCCGATCACTCCGCCTAACTTTTCTGACTGTTCATATAAGGTTACTGAGTCGCCACGTTTTGTATGATGGTAAGCAAGAAATAGTCCTGTAATTCCTCCACCTATGATGTGAATTTTTTCATTCATATTGCTTTTGAGAACACAGGTTTTGTCGGTTGGCTCAGTTGCAATTTTTCATCAAAAGCCATAGCAACAATTCGTAAAAATGGTTTGCCCTGCTCGGTAACTGTAAGTGTTTCTCCTTGCCAATGGACTAAATGGTCTGATTCCATTTCTTGTAAAAAGTGGAACACGTGGGATTTCATTTCGTTCGGAACTTTCACTTGCCATGAGGTCATTAAATCTAAAATTAACTGTTTCCTGGTTTGATCCGACTGGGTTAATTTATGTCCACGAAGGATGGGGATGATTCCATCTAAAATTGATTTACGATACTTCATTTCTAATTTCTGGTTTTGGAAAAAAAGATTTGGAGTTTCAGAAATTGAAGATGAACCTAATCCTAACATAACATCTGTTTTTGAATCGCTATAACCCATAAAATTTCTATGGAGTTTGTTTGTGTTGAATGCTTTCCATAATTTATCGTGAGGCAAAGCAAAGTGGTCCATTCCGATTTCTCTGTAACCTTCTTTTTCTAATAACGATCTTCCCATTTCATATAGATCGCGTTTTAATGTAGGTTCAGGAAGATCTTTTTCTGTGAATAATCTTTGTGAGGCTTTTATCCAAGGAACATGTGCATAGGAATAAAAAGCGATTCTGTCGGGTTTTAGTTCCAATGTTTTTTCTATTGAATATTGCATGGAACTCAGCGTTTGTTTTGGTAAACCATAAATTAGGTCAAAGTTGATAGAATCAAATCCAAGGGCTCTAGCTTCTAGGGTGATGTTCTCTGTGAGTTCAAAGGGTTGAATTCTGTTAACTAATCTTTGGACTTCTGGATCAAAATCCTGAACACCCAAACTAATTCTTCGGAATCCCAACTGTTGCAGAAGTTTGAGTTGGGAAATCCTTGTTCTTCTTGGATCTACTTCAATGGAATATTGTGGATCTTCTGCTGGATTTAATTTAGTTAATATAAATTCGATTGTAGATTTTAAGTTGTAATCGGAAAGATAGGTTGGACTTCCTCCACCTAAATGAAGTTCGCTTAGGTTCTTTCCGTTTAAACTTGAAACTCTATCAGTATAAAGTTGTAATTCGTTTTTTAATGCAGTGACATAGGGTTCTTCAACCGTATGATTTTTTGTGATTGAAGTATTACATCCACAAAAAGTGCATAATGTTTCGCAAAACGGAATGTGGAGGTAAATTGCTAATTTTGAATCTTTGGGAGATAAATATGTATCCAATGATTGGATGCATTCATCTAGAGTCGGAGAATCCGTCCAATAAGGAACTGTCGGATAACTCGTGTATCTTGGTGCAGGTGTATCATATTTTTCGAGTAGGTGTTTCATTTGCTAAATACCTTTCTTGTTTCGTCAATGAGGAGATGGACAGAAGTTTCGGGTGTAAATTGTAAAACCCCATGGCCAAGGCCTGCCACCCATCCTTTTCTTTCTTCTGGATCTAGATCTTTGATGGGTAGAAGATACTCTCTAATTTTTTGTTTGAGAGTGGTTGGATCGGCAAAAAGAAGTTCTTGGTCGAAGTTCCCTTGGATAAATCCTTTCCCTCCAAAAGTTTTTAAAGTCTGTTGGATCGAAAAACGATGGTCCACACCAAAACCTGCTAAGTTATTGATTTCATGAATTTGTCTTACTTGTTCTTCTGTAGAGCTTTTTGCATAATAACCAATTTGTTTTGGAAACATTTTTGCAAACTCAGAAATAGGTTCTGTAACGTAACGATTAAAGTTATAAGGATCTAACATTCCTGCGGCGGTATCGAAAATCATTACAACTTCGGCTCCACCTTGCAATTGTAATTCGATATTTTTTTTTAAGAGAGGAAGAAGTGTAGCATAAAATTTATCTACAAAGTTTTGGTTTGTTTTGATAAAGGATAGGTTTCCATCGTGTTTGCCTATACTTGCATATGTCATTAGAGTGAAGGGTCCACCAACAAATCCAATAAGAGAAACGTCTTTTGGTAAAACTTCTCTTGTTCGAATGACTGCTTCTTTTTGAAATCTTAATCCTTCGATTGCTTCTTCTGGAGATTTTAAACGTTTTAAATCATTTTCCGATGTGAGAGAAAATGAAAGTTTAGGGCCTGGGTCATACGTTAAACCCATGCCGAGTGCTTCTAGAGGGAAAAGAAGATCAGAAAAAAGAATACTGACATCAAAACCAAATTCTTTTACCGGTCCAAGTGCTACCTCTGCAGCGAGTTCAGGTTGTTTGCATAAATCCATAAAACTATAAGTTTCTTTGAGTTTGCGGTAATGTGAGTGGTATCTACCTGCCTGGCGCATAAACCATATCGGTGGGACAGTTTGAGGAATTAAGTTTAAAGCATTTCCAAATTTTTCATTTCTGAATGAAGTAGTTATCATTTTTTTTCCTGTAGTGCCTGTTTGGTTTTGTTTAATGTTTCTTCTATTACTTCGTCACTGTGAACTGTAGATAAAAATCCTACTTCATATCCACTTGGCGCAAGATATACACCAGCATTTAGAAGTTTATGAAAAAAAACTGCGAACTTTGTTTTATGGTCGTTAGGGATGTTGGATATGGTTCTAACAGGATCTTTTGTTTTTCCTTTTAACCAGAATAGGCTTCCAAATGTAACTGCTTCCCAGTCTTTTTCCCCTGACTCTTCTAATAATTTCAAAATACCAGAAGTGAGTTTTTTTGTTTTTGATTCTAATTCAGGGTAAGGATTTTCATTCCAAGCTTTTGTTAAAGTTTTGAGACCAGCTCGCATACCAATAGGATTTGCCGATAAGGTTCCTGCTTGGTAAACCGGACCGCTGGGTGCGACTAAGTCCATGAGATCTTTTTTACCTGCATACGCACCAACAGGAAAACCTCCGCCGATGATTTTACCGTAACAAACTAAGTCAGGAACAATTCCTGTTAGACCGGCCATACCTTGAAATGAAACTCGAAACCCTGAGATCACTTCGTCAAACAAAAGTAATGTGCCATATTTGCTTGTAAGTTCTCTACATTTTTTTAAGAATTCTGTTCTTTGAGGAAGAAGTCCATAGTTAGCTGGAATAGGTTCAATCGCGAGACATGCAATTTCTTTTCCCTGTTCTTGAAAGAGTTTTTCTAATGCATTTTCATCATCTAACGGTAGTACAAGGGTGTTTTGAATGATTTCAGGACCGATTCCTTTGCTATCACTGGAACTTAGGCCGGCAAGACCGGAACCTGCCTTTACAAGTAATTGGTCGAGGTGGCCATGATAACATCCGTCAAATTTTAATATTTTACTTCTACCGGTGGCTGCCCTTGCCACTCGGAGTGCACTCATCACCGCTTCCGTTCCTGAGTTGACGAAACGAATTTTTTCTGCCCAAGGGATACGGCTTGTCATGAACTCAGCTAGTTCTAAGGAATAAGGTTCGCAGGCACCAAATGACCAAGCTTTTTTTACTGTATCTTCCACCACTTCTTGGATTTCTGGATGTCTATGTCCGAAGAGTAGTGGACCAAAACTCAAACAATAGTCTATGTATTGTTTTCCTTCGACTGACTTTAAATAGGTGCCATTTGCTTCACTGAAAAAAATAGGAGTGCCTCCAACTGAGGCAAAGGAACGAACAGGGCTATGTACACCACCGGGAACAACATTTTTGGAACGAAGAAATAGTTCTTCTGAATTCATGAATACAACCTTTGTGCAATTCTTGCACCATATGTAATTAAATATGAAGACCCGGCTCTTCTAAAGACATCCCAAGTTTCTTTTAATCCATCTTCAAAATTTAAAAATCCTTCATTGGCTAAATATACTAAACTTGCATATTCGCCACTGACTTGATAAGCACCTGTAGGAAGGCCTGTTTTTTCTTTGATTGGTCCAATGAGATCAATGGCGGTCATTCCAGGTTTCACCATAAGTAAATCCGCACCTTCTTCTTTATCGCGAATGGAAGTATGGATCGCCGTATCACGATCACGAACATCCAGTTGGTATCCGCTTCGATCTCCAAATTGTGGAGAAGAATCTGCAGCACCACGGAATGGTCCGTAAAAGTTACTTTTGAATTTTGTAGAGTAACTCATGATCGGCACCATCGTATGTCCATTAGCATCCAATATTTTTCTATGTGATCCCACTCGACCGTCCATCATATCACTCGGTGCAATTCCATCTGCTCCTGCATCAGCATAAAT encodes the following:
- a CDS encoding HEAT repeat domain-containing protein; its protein translation is MIRKVFLLLCFLFVSVSLLADTDERFFEIQRARLSSSDVFEIRDAIDKLTFVKSGQGIRDIISAMEGSPHFPSSPGNAPAVKFYAAQALGKKGDKIAVSYLIKTYQKESANIPEHNPPKRRTLKDGVADGQSPSSPYFYEDGDIPITLACGEILRALGSLPLTPESESTIKSALTSPNFYLRSSAADAMYLSGKKESLSDLENALGKESVPYAKISILSAVVGLERLPNQNYKSVLESLTDKDPEVRGKASDALKRLDFRTSAPYLEKVIQTENNSKVLKQMKSDYKFLVSFRAP
- the cysK gene encoding cysteine synthase A, translating into MKLNSILEAIGNTPHVRLSRLFGTDHEVYMKLERQNPGGSIKDRIALAMIEEAEKSGKLKKDSFIVEPTSGNTGIGLAMVAAVKGYAITLVMPEHMSVERRRIMAAYGAKFELTPREKGMPGAIAKAQEIVAANPNAWMPQQFENEANIQVHREKTAEEIAKDFPDGLDYIITGVGTGGHITGCAENLKKRFPKLKVFAVEPEGSPVLSGGKPGPHPLQGIGAGFIPKNCKTELLDGIITVGKDEAFTMAVLAAKKEGIFIGTSSGASLAAVSKKLKEIPAGSKVLTFCYDTGERYLSVEGLFV
- the topA gene encoding type I DNA topoisomerase, which codes for MASYLDKDWVVVATKGHIKDLPAKSYGIDFQNSFEPEYEWLKGKKTIFSAIKTQAKLASIIYIASDPDREGEIIAKHCYDELAKLKKPMFRLRLKEISKTEVERQIQFKLGLDLAEIESQIARRIVDRIFGFEVSPDLWKQLKISSLSAGRVQSTVLHWICEREKEIQNFSKEVYFQLKLQGTLSDESVVLDHQTKDKLNFDSVQKILNDLEILPEPSQLKDITLTQIKKKNIKRNPPPAFSTASLLEMSFRVLGFDSKKTMKLAQTLFEGKRIGSGERIGLITYMRTDSTRVSDEKRKLGEDYLKKEYPGLVFSGTPTLKKQKKYSQDAHEAVVPIRPSYDPDSIRSYLSSDEVKLYTLIWERFLVSLMNPELGEETIYEFHKNNHVFIYKNEFITDSGFKAFGKRDQKKNSKKFEWKIGERFFYESHSIEEKQTEPPVRYTQGKLVQKMEDTGVGRPSTYGSIIETLRTRKYIVEYHKSIGPTSLGMIVDDYLFLNFQEMIGESFTKDLENKLDQITEDKSSRINLIQNFYDSLVGLLRTPRKKYTSTERIYPKNKEETLPGSYAKPNPNRSAKIKASKTRISIPKEHTNAKPCPVCKQGVVKSKLGKKGKTIYFCSRYPHCDYITYES
- the hemH gene encoding ferrochelatase is translated as MNHKLKKTLILVNLGGPRTSDEIEVFLTDLFTDPFVFDLPLPEFLRLPLARFIAKKRTPKVKRTYESMGFGGGSPLVSETEKQAKVLENILNEKTTIDWTVKVAMTCGYPHIRDPEFERPNPNTIYLPLYPQYSRSTVLSTLSHLEKKFHECPVGTGGYVPTFARDSKYHQISARFIFDFFSGTLNETEFLHFPKDKLTTDWTNLDLVFSAHGVPMRLIRKGDQYMQEIESSVQGITEALKSYGFKGRSHISFQSKVGPAEWTTPSSLSLIESLAKDGKFIAVFPISFVSDHLETLEEIGEQFKDLALETGAKSFIRIPAFGTYRPFMEYLAEKVLLADGSVNECLCKKMGGESLANCRFK
- a CDS encoding FAD-dependent oxidoreductase, yielding MNEKIHIIGGGITGLFLAYHHTKRGDSVTLYEQSEKLGGVIGTKTVEEGLVELAANGVLLTDQIKLMLDEIGLTPLFPNKAAKRRYFWVGGKLSRLPISILAGLKLLYAIGFKKIKFNQTQNFESWASQMFGISVTKNIIEPAIGGVYGTRLDALQAESIFSHWDGSGKNTILQEIKKKKGKSHGTVSFPQGMGDLVSHLVRYLEPKIEIKTYYQMQTLDEILKWKGKIRFCISLKSLISVLGDRIQKNERPNLLSITTITRFGTSHLTKKSCFGVLFAKNEGIRALGVLSNSDIFPGRAKDGLHSETWIYPESAKQSENETWESILEKDREHITNKADSPKAVYVTSWNGVFPAYDRKLYEFNRFMDLLETDWISKSIDIRFFGNYRKGIGLRSLFESTISE
- the hemN gene encoding oxygen-independent coproporphyrinogen III oxidase: MKHLLEKYDTPAPRYTSYPTVPYWTDSPTLDECIQSLDTYLSPKDSKLAIYLHIPFCETLCTFCGCNTSITKNHTVEEPYVTALKNELQLYTDRVSSLNGKNLSELHLGGGSPTYLSDYNLKSTIEFILTKLNPAEDPQYSIEVDPRRTRISQLKLLQQLGFRRISLGVQDFDPEVQRLVNRIQPFELTENITLEARALGFDSINFDLIYGLPKQTLSSMQYSIEKTLELKPDRIAFYSYAHVPWIKASQRLFTEKDLPEPTLKRDLYEMGRSLLEKEGYREIGMDHFALPHDKLWKAFNTNKLHRNFMGYSDSKTDVMLGLGSSSISETPNLFFQNQKLEMKYRKSILDGIIPILRGHKLTQSDQTRKQLILDLMTSWQVKVPNEMKSHVFHFLQEMESDHLVHWQGETLTVTEQGKPFLRIVAMAFDEKLQLSQPTKPVFSKAI
- a CDS encoding uroporphyrinogen decarboxylase family protein, producing MITTSFRNEKFGNALNLIPQTVPPIWFMRQAGRYHSHYRKLKETYSFMDLCKQPELAAEVALGPVKEFGFDVSILFSDLLFPLEALGMGLTYDPGPKLSFSLTSENDLKRLKSPEEAIEGLRFQKEAVIRTREVLPKDVSLIGFVGGPFTLMTYASIGKHDGNLSFIKTNQNFVDKFYATLLPLLKKNIELQLQGGAEVVMIFDTAAGMLDPYNFNRYVTEPISEFAKMFPKQIGYYAKSSTEEQVRQIHEINNLAGFGVDHRFSIQQTLKTFGGKGFIQGNFDQELLFADPTTLKQKIREYLLPIKDLDPEERKGWVAGLGHGVLQFTPETSVHLLIDETRKVFSK
- the hemL gene encoding glutamate-1-semialdehyde 2,1-aminomutase gives rise to the protein MNSEELFLRSKNVVPGGVHSPVRSFASVGGTPIFFSEANGTYLKSVEGKQYIDYCLSFGPLLFGHRHPEIQEVVEDTVKKAWSFGACEPYSLELAEFMTSRIPWAEKIRFVNSGTEAVMSALRVARAATGRSKILKFDGCYHGHLDQLLVKAGSGLAGLSSSDSKGIGPEIIQNTLVLPLDDENALEKLFQEQGKEIACLAIEPIPANYGLLPQRTEFLKKCRELTSKYGTLLLFDEVISGFRVSFQGMAGLTGIVPDLVCYGKIIGGGFPVGAYAGKKDLMDLVAPSGPVYQAGTLSANPIGMRAGLKTLTKAWNENPYPELESKTKKLTSGILKLLEESGEKDWEAVTFGSLFWLKGKTKDPVRTISNIPNDHKTKFAVFFHKLLNAGVYLAPSGYEVGFLSTVHSDEVIEETLNKTKQALQEKK
- the hemB gene encoding porphobilinogen synthase, producing MKKQTLRLRSSQYLRNLGETGSLNVNKMIQPLFLAEGLSEKEPIKGLPGVYRDTNQTILTQIESDLKAGVSQFLLFMVPKDKSDTSFPKDFYHSNISLIKKTFPNMFLWLDTCICSVTTTGHCCHFHKSGTIDLDLTLKRLSDLALIYADAGADGIAPSDMMDGRVGSHRKILDANGHTMVPIMSYSTKFKSNFYGPFRGAADSSPQFGDRSGYQLDVRDRDTAIHTSIRDKEEGADLLMVKPGMTAIDLIGPIKEKTGLPTGAYQVSGEYASLVYLANEGFLNFEDGLKETWDVFRRAGSSYLITYGARIAQRLYS